A genome region from Geobacter pickeringii includes the following:
- a CDS encoding aspartate carbamoyltransferase catalytic subunit encodes MGFNHKDIIGLQGLTREEIQLLLDTADNMKEISGRDIKKVPTLRGKTVVNLFFEASTRTRTSFEIAAKRLSADTINISASTSSVTKGETLSDTARNIQAMKPDIIVMRHAASGAHHYLAQRVSCSVINAGDGAHEHPSQGLLDMLTMRQKFGALDGLTVAIVGDITHSRVARSDIFGLTTMGASVRLAGPPTMMPPGIERLGNVTVCTDMREAIAGADVVMMLRIQLERQGKTLLPTLREYARYYGLNPQNLKLAKPNAMVMHPGPINRGVELSSYVADGDQSAILTQVENGVAVRMSMLYHVSGGELPTE; translated from the coding sequence ATGGGGTTCAATCATAAGGATATCATCGGACTGCAGGGGCTGACCCGGGAGGAGATCCAGCTCCTCCTCGATACGGCCGATAACATGAAGGAAATCTCGGGCCGGGACATCAAGAAGGTGCCGACCCTGCGCGGCAAGACGGTGGTGAACCTCTTTTTCGAGGCATCCACCCGGACCCGGACCTCATTCGAGATTGCAGCCAAGCGACTTTCTGCCGATACGATCAATATCTCGGCTTCGACGAGTTCCGTCACCAAAGGGGAGACCCTTTCCGATACGGCGCGGAACATCCAGGCCATGAAACCTGACATCATCGTCATGCGCCACGCCGCCTCGGGGGCCCATCACTACCTCGCCCAGCGGGTCTCCTGCTCTGTCATCAATGCCGGTGACGGCGCCCATGAGCACCCCTCCCAGGGGCTCCTCGACATGCTGACCATGCGCCAGAAATTCGGGGCCCTCGACGGGCTCACCGTGGCCATCGTCGGCGACATCACCCACAGCCGCGTCGCCCGCTCCGACATCTTCGGCCTCACGACCATGGGGGCCAGCGTCCGCCTCGCCGGTCCGCCGACCATGATGCCTCCCGGCATCGAGCGGCTGGGCAACGTCACCGTCTGCACCGACATGCGGGAGGCGATTGCGGGGGCCGATGTGGTGATGATGCTCCGGATTCAACTGGAGCGCCAGGGGAAGACCCTGTTGCCGACGCTGCGCGAGTATGCCCGCTACTACGGCCTCAATCCGCAGAACCTGAAGCTGGCCAAGCCCAACGCCATGGTCATGCACCCAGGCCCTATCAACCGCGGGGTGGAGCTCTCCTCCTACGTGGCCGACGGGGACCAGTCCGCCATTCTGACCCAGGTGGAGAACGGTGTGGCGGTGCGGATGTCGATGTTGTATCACGTGAGCGGCGGCGAGCTGCCGACGGAGTGA
- the pyrR gene encoding bifunctional pyr operon transcriptional regulator/uracil phosphoribosyltransferase PyrR yields MAEEKTTILDGAGVKRALTRIAHEILERNKGVDDLVLVGIRTGGVHLARELSARLEEIEGAKVPVGEVDITLYRDDFKGQAPHLPVGKTDIPFVIEKMKVVLVDDVLFTGRTIRAAMDAIMDHGRPDCIQLAVLIDRGHRELPIRADFVGRNVPTSMREKIVVLFDADSRPTEVVLEK; encoded by the coding sequence GTGGCGGAAGAGAAGACGACCATTCTTGACGGTGCGGGCGTCAAACGGGCGCTGACCAGGATCGCCCACGAGATTCTCGAACGGAACAAGGGGGTTGACGACCTGGTACTTGTAGGGATCAGGACGGGGGGCGTGCATCTGGCCCGGGAGCTTTCGGCCCGGCTCGAGGAGATCGAAGGGGCGAAGGTTCCGGTCGGCGAGGTGGACATAACCCTCTACCGTGATGACTTCAAGGGGCAGGCACCCCACCTGCCGGTGGGCAAGACCGACATTCCCTTTGTCATCGAGAAGATGAAAGTGGTTCTTGTGGACGATGTGCTCTTCACCGGCCGGACGATTCGTGCCGCCATGGATGCCATCATGGATCACGGTCGCCCCGACTGCATCCAGCTGGCGGTCCTCATCGACCGCGGGCACCGCGAGCTCCCGATCCGTGCCGACTTTGTCGGCCGCAACGTTCCGACGAGCATGCGGGAGAAGATCGTGGTCCTGTTCGACGCCGACTCCCGGCCGACCGAAGTCGTGCTCGAAAAATAG
- the lepB gene encoding signal peptidase I — MDYKNTQYGSDGTMGKDASPAEQPVKRKHIVREYAESIIIAIILALVIRTFIVQAFKIPSGSMEDTLAIGDHILVNKFMYGTKIPFVDGRYFKIRDPKRGDVIVFEYPEDPSKDFIKRVIGLPGDKIQVVNKRVYVNDKLYAIPQEVHKESDTVPAAQNPRDNFGPVMVPPNSYFMMGDNRDRSYDSRFWGVVKNEQIKGLAFIKYWSWDREKFRVRWGSIGTLIH, encoded by the coding sequence ATGGATTACAAGAATACCCAGTACGGATCGGACGGCACCATGGGCAAGGATGCTTCGCCGGCGGAGCAGCCGGTGAAGAGAAAGCATATCGTTCGGGAGTACGCCGAATCGATCATCATCGCCATCATCCTCGCCCTTGTCATCAGGACCTTTATCGTTCAGGCGTTCAAGATTCCCTCTGGCTCCATGGAGGATACCCTTGCCATCGGCGACCACATTCTCGTCAACAAGTTCATGTACGGCACCAAGATCCCTTTCGTGGACGGGCGGTACTTCAAGATCCGCGATCCGAAGCGCGGTGACGTGATCGTGTTCGAATATCCCGAGGACCCGAGCAAGGATTTCATCAAGCGGGTGATCGGACTCCCCGGCGACAAGATCCAGGTGGTCAACAAGCGGGTGTATGTCAACGACAAGCTGTACGCGATCCCCCAGGAGGTGCACAAGGAGAGCGACACGGTCCCGGCGGCCCAGAACCCCCGGGACAACTTCGGGCCGGTCATGGTCCCCCCCAACTCCTACTTCATGATGGGGGACAACCGCGACCGTTCCTATGACAGTCGCTTCTGGGGAGTGGTGAAAAACGAACAGATCAAGGGGCTGGCCTTCATCAAGTACTGGTCGTGGGACCGGGAGAAGTTCCGCGTGCGGTGGGGAAGCATCGGCACGCTGATCCACTGA
- the lepA gene encoding translation elongation factor 4, which produces MKIENIRNFSIIAHIDHGKSTLADRLLEYTGALSKREMQDQFLDKMDLERERGITIKAQTVRLSYRADDGKDYILNLIDTPGHVDFTYEVSRSLAACEGGLLVVDASQGVEAQTLANVYLAIDNNLEVFPVLNKIDLPAAEPDRVKHEIEEIIGLDAHDAVLASAKEGIGTREILEEIVKKIPPPEGDPAKPLKALLFDSWYDQYQGVIILVRVMDGTLKKGDKILLMSTGRSYEALKVGVFAPVMREVPSLSVGEVGFIIAGIKEVQDAKVGDTVTLFHNQCGAPLSGFKEVKPMVFSGLYPIDTAQYEQLRDALAKLKLNDSSFSYEPETSLALGFGFRCGFLGLLHMEIIQERLEREFNLDLITTAPTVVYKVHRLKGDVITIESANQLPPTQEIDYVEEPFILASIHTPNEFVGGILALCEEKRGVQREIKYLTPTRVMIIYELPLNEVVLDFYDRLKSITKGYASLDYEHLDYRRSELVRMNILINGETVDALSLIIHRDKAYYRGRDLVSKMKELIPRQMFEVAIQAAIGTKIIARETVKALRKDVLAKCYGGDITRKRKLLEKQKEGKKRMKNVGNVELPQEAFLAILKVEDK; this is translated from the coding sequence ATGAAGATTGAGAATATCCGCAATTTTTCCATCATTGCCCACATCGACCATGGCAAGTCGACGCTTGCCGACCGTCTTCTGGAGTATACCGGTGCGCTCTCCAAGCGGGAGATGCAGGACCAGTTCCTCGACAAGATGGACCTGGAGCGTGAACGGGGGATCACTATCAAGGCCCAGACCGTCCGCCTCAGCTACCGCGCCGACGATGGGAAAGATTATATTCTGAATCTCATCGATACTCCCGGCCACGTGGACTTCACCTACGAGGTGTCGCGTTCGCTGGCGGCCTGCGAGGGGGGACTCCTGGTGGTCGATGCCTCCCAGGGGGTCGAGGCCCAGACGCTGGCCAACGTGTATCTCGCCATCGACAACAATCTGGAAGTATTCCCCGTATTGAACAAAATCGATCTGCCTGCCGCCGAGCCCGACCGGGTCAAGCACGAGATCGAGGAGATCATCGGGCTCGATGCCCACGATGCGGTGCTGGCCAGCGCCAAGGAGGGGATCGGCACCCGGGAGATCCTCGAAGAAATCGTCAAGAAGATTCCGCCCCCCGAGGGCGATCCGGCAAAACCGCTGAAGGCGCTCCTCTTCGACTCGTGGTACGACCAGTACCAGGGGGTCATCATCCTCGTCCGGGTTATGGACGGCACCCTCAAGAAGGGGGATAAGATCCTGCTGATGTCGACCGGCCGCAGTTACGAAGCGCTCAAGGTCGGTGTCTTCGCTCCCGTCATGCGGGAGGTCCCCTCGCTCTCGGTGGGGGAGGTCGGCTTCATCATCGCCGGCATCAAGGAGGTGCAGGACGCCAAGGTCGGCGATACCGTCACCCTCTTCCACAACCAGTGCGGGGCGCCTCTTTCCGGTTTCAAGGAAGTGAAGCCGATGGTCTTCTCGGGGCTCTATCCCATCGATACGGCCCAGTACGAGCAGTTGCGCGACGCCCTGGCGAAGCTGAAGCTCAACGACTCCTCCTTCTCCTATGAGCCCGAAACGTCCCTCGCCCTTGGCTTCGGCTTTCGGTGCGGCTTTCTGGGGCTGCTTCACATGGAGATCATCCAGGAGCGGCTGGAGCGGGAATTCAACCTCGACCTCATCACCACCGCCCCGACGGTTGTCTACAAGGTCCACCGGCTCAAAGGCGACGTGATCACCATCGAGAGTGCCAATCAGCTCCCTCCTACCCAGGAGATCGACTACGTCGAAGAGCCGTTTATCCTCGCCTCAATCCATACCCCCAACGAGTTCGTCGGCGGCATCCTGGCGCTGTGCGAAGAGAAGCGGGGGGTGCAGCGGGAAATCAAGTATCTCACCCCCACGCGGGTCATGATCATCTACGAGCTTCCCCTCAACGAGGTGGTTCTCGACTTTTACGACCGGCTCAAATCCATCACCAAGGGGTACGCATCGCTGGACTATGAGCATCTGGATTACCGCCGGAGCGAACTGGTCCGGATGAACATCCTCATCAACGGCGAGACCGTCGACGCCCTGTCGCTCATCATCCACCGGGACAAGGCCTATTATCGGGGACGCGATCTCGTCTCCAAGATGAAAGAGTTGATCCCCCGTCAGATGTTCGAGGTGGCGATCCAGGCCGCCATCGGCACCAAGATCATTGCCCGCGAAACCGTCAAGGCGCTTCGCAAGGACGTCCTCGCCAAGTGTTACGGCGGCGACATAACCCGTAAGCGCAAGCTTCTCGAAAAGCAGAAGGAAGGGAAGAAGCGGATGAAGAACGTGGGGAACGTCGAGCTGCCGCAGGAGGCGTTTCTCGCCATCCTCAAGGTGGAAGACAAGTAG
- a CDS encoding ATP-binding protein, with product MTISSSQSPLLSANTAELRRLVDELRDEVARRTHVEEDLRRSFAEASAAAKGGGELLAHASHEMRTQLQVMSGALELLGETPLSSPQHDYVNQCRQANALLLAFVNDILEFSRMDAGQLSLDLAEFSPIELLRVTTDMLGALARSKGLKLQWQATSDIPEVVRGDARRLQQVMINLVGNAIKFTREGSITISAAREAAPSAPCALRFTVEDTGIGIPGAQINQIFEPFAQLHGSASTQPNGTGLGLAIAQKLIDLMSGTVQVESEEGKGSRFTFIVPFELPAGAVEQQQAPALSPRKPDIWGLHILLAEDSADIRQLVTVFLTSSGHRVEAVANGEEAVDKFTTGNFDVVLMDMQMPVLDGCAATKLIREWERMHGTGPVPILALTAHAERSDLNRSREAGCTAHLAKPIRKEVLLRTVAAHIGA from the coding sequence ATGACCATTTCCTCCTCCCAATCGCCGCTGCTTTCCGCAAACACCGCTGAACTGCGGCGGCTGGTGGACGAGTTGAGGGACGAGGTGGCAAGACGAACCCACGTCGAGGAGGATCTGAGGCGATCGTTTGCGGAAGCTTCGGCTGCGGCCAAGGGGGGTGGTGAGCTCCTTGCTCATGCCAGCCATGAGATGAGGACCCAGCTTCAAGTCATGAGCGGAGCACTGGAGCTTCTCGGAGAGACCCCCCTTTCATCCCCCCAGCACGATTACGTGAATCAGTGCCGGCAGGCGAACGCGCTTCTTCTCGCATTCGTCAATGACATTCTCGAATTCAGCCGTATGGACGCCGGGCAACTCTCCCTTGACCTCGCCGAATTCTCGCCGATCGAACTCCTCAGGGTAACCACCGATATGCTCGGCGCCCTGGCCCGGAGCAAGGGACTGAAGCTGCAATGGCAGGCCACCTCCGATATCCCGGAAGTCGTCAGGGGAGATGCACGCCGGCTTCAGCAAGTGATGATCAATCTCGTCGGCAATGCCATCAAGTTCACCCGTGAAGGCTCGATAACGATCTCCGCCGCCCGGGAGGCCGCTCCGTCCGCGCCATGTGCTCTGCGCTTCACGGTCGAGGACACCGGCATCGGGATTCCTGGGGCACAGATCAATCAAATTTTCGAACCGTTCGCCCAGCTCCACGGCTCTGCCTCGACCCAGCCTAACGGTACGGGACTCGGACTGGCCATTGCGCAAAAACTGATCGACCTCATGAGCGGGACGGTTCAGGTCGAAAGCGAGGAAGGTAAAGGGAGTCGCTTCACGTTCATCGTACCGTTCGAGCTCCCTGCAGGTGCCGTGGAACAGCAGCAGGCACCGGCCCTCTCACCCCGCAAACCCGATATATGGGGACTCCATATCCTCCTTGCAGAGGACTCGGCCGATATCCGGCAGCTCGTCACGGTCTTTCTCACCTCATCAGGGCACCGGGTCGAAGCGGTTGCCAACGGTGAAGAAGCCGTGGATAAATTCACCACCGGCAACTTTGACGTCGTCCTGATGGACATGCAGATGCCCGTACTTGATGGGTGCGCGGCCACGAAACTCATCAGGGAATGGGAGCGCATGCACGGCACCGGGCCGGTACCTATCCTGGCACTGACTGCCCATGCGGAGCGGAGCGACCTCAACCGGAGCCGCGAAGCCGGTTGTACGGCTCACCTTGCCAAACCGATCAGAAAAGAGGTCCTCCTGCGCACCGTCGCCGCCCATATCGGCGCATGA
- a CDS encoding Hpt domain-containing protein encodes MDIVPTFLEYRWQDVASLQDALAHEDPCLIRKIAHNLRGAGKSFGFGAVTGIGMRLERAALTGNWSRISKFIDLLIEYLERVQPVSGR; translated from the coding sequence ATGGACATCGTGCCGACATTCCTCGAGTATCGCTGGCAGGACGTTGCCTCGCTCCAGGATGCCCTCGCCCATGAGGACCCGTGCCTGATACGAAAAATCGCCCACAACCTCAGGGGGGCCGGCAAATCCTTCGGATTCGGCGCAGTGACCGGCATCGGGATGCGCCTGGAACGGGCGGCCCTCACCGGAAACTGGAGCAGAATATCAAAGTTCATCGACCTTCTGATCGAGTACCTCGAACGGGTGCAGCCGGTGAGCGGCAGATGA
- the yhbY gene encoding ribosome assembly RNA-binding protein YhbY: MLTGKQKRFLRGLGHALNPVITVGKGDISESLSRETDEALAHHELIKVKILESCLLDRHDVAEELAAACGADVAQVLGRTFLLYRPAKEPKIALPRAK, from the coding sequence ATGCTGACAGGAAAACAAAAACGCTTCCTCCGTGGTCTGGGGCACGCTCTCAATCCCGTGATAACCGTCGGGAAAGGCGATATTTCGGAGTCTCTCTCGCGGGAGACCGACGAAGCCCTCGCGCACCACGAACTCATCAAGGTAAAGATTCTCGAAAGCTGCCTTCTGGACCGCCACGATGTGGCCGAGGAGCTTGCCGCCGCCTGCGGTGCCGACGTGGCGCAGGTGCTTGGCCGGACCTTTCTGCTCTACCGCCCGGCAAAGGAGCCGAAGATCGCCCTCCCCCGCGCGAAGTAG
- a CDS encoding deoxyguanosinetriphosphate triphosphohydrolase yields the protein MTTGIDEQGMERPDLATYAARSAFSRGRKHREDFRDNRPAFERDRDRIIHCAAFRRLEYKTQVFVNHEGDYYRTRLTHSLEVAQIGKAIARRLKLNEELTEALALAHDLGHTPFGHTGEEVLNRLMDAAGGFEHNLQSFRVVDELEERYPGFNGLNLSWEVREGIVKHSSPYDRPSGVIDEFLPGIVPTMEAQIINYADEIAYNNHDIDDGLKSGYITIEQLRGVALWREVWERIEAACPELDPERKKFQTISALIGVFIKDLTATSLANIRTFGVETLDDLRRVNRPVVALSPDLAEKNRALKRFLFENLYRHYKVERMRVKAERYLTQLFESYVKHPTLLPRKYQQKMELLGRERVVCDYIAGMTDRFALDEFKRLFEPYERV from the coding sequence ATGACGACAGGTATCGATGAACAAGGCATGGAGCGTCCCGATCTGGCGACGTACGCTGCCCGGAGCGCGTTTTCCCGGGGGCGGAAGCACCGGGAGGACTTTCGCGACAACCGCCCCGCCTTCGAGCGCGACCGGGACCGGATCATCCATTGTGCCGCATTTCGCCGTCTTGAATATAAGACCCAGGTATTCGTCAACCACGAAGGGGACTACTATCGCACCCGGCTTACCCATTCGCTCGAAGTCGCCCAGATCGGCAAGGCGATCGCCCGGCGGCTGAAGCTGAACGAGGAGCTGACCGAGGCCCTCGCCCTCGCGCACGACCTTGGGCATACGCCGTTCGGTCATACCGGCGAGGAGGTGCTGAACCGGCTCATGGATGCCGCCGGCGGGTTTGAGCATAATCTGCAGTCGTTTCGCGTGGTGGACGAGCTGGAAGAGCGCTATCCCGGCTTCAACGGGCTGAACCTCTCGTGGGAGGTGCGGGAGGGAATCGTGAAGCATTCCTCTCCGTATGACCGTCCCTCCGGCGTCATCGACGAGTTCCTGCCGGGCATCGTCCCGACCATGGAGGCACAGATCATCAACTATGCCGATGAGATCGCCTACAACAACCACGATATAGACGACGGGCTCAAATCGGGCTACATCACCATCGAACAGCTCCGTGGGGTAGCGCTCTGGAGGGAGGTTTGGGAGAGGATCGAAGCCGCCTGCCCGGAACTCGACCCTGAGCGGAAAAAGTTCCAGACGATCAGCGCACTGATCGGCGTCTTCATCAAGGATCTCACCGCAACGTCGCTGGCGAACATCCGCACCTTCGGCGTCGAGACCCTCGACGACCTCAGGCGGGTGAACCGGCCGGTGGTTGCCCTCAGCCCCGACCTGGCCGAGAAAAACCGCGCCCTCAAACGGTTCCTGTTCGAGAATCTCTACCGTCACTACAAGGTGGAGCGGATGCGGGTGAAGGCGGAACGCTATCTTACCCAACTTTTTGAGAGTTACGTGAAGCACCCGACCCTCCTGCCTCGCAAGTATCAGCAGAAGATGGAGCTCCTCGGACGCGAGCGGGTGGTGTGCGACTACATCGCCGGCATGACGGACCGGTTTGCCCTCGACGAGTTCAAGCGGCTGTTCGAGCCGTATGAGCGGGTGTGA
- a CDS encoding class II fructose-bisphosphate aldolase, producing the protein MPQTLISRVPAKIKEKLGSRPAVCLLNGADVFSALRHENMILMACNPRIRHVIPGIMKAAEELDAVIAFELTRTEGGLDGGYTGQTPEVFFDTVVEYAHRCGFSKPFILHGDHTTVTAVDAAEIEGARTLIAGQIAAGYTSFAIDASFTPLTDNIEITADLARTVVAEGYGLEVELGEVKPVGVTSNLTTVAETEEFLTGLAARGIRPHLLAIDNGSKRGNYLDGEMVRIDLERTRQIHETTARHGLSGLVQHGITGTPLRIVGKLAEYGIRKGNIGTLWQNVAHAGLPLDLMDAMRRWAKENGRDIKFATRPFKADIDAIPEENARQIVDMAYREAKEFLLAFHARGSASRLAQHMKESPCA; encoded by the coding sequence ATGCCACAGACCCTTATCAGCCGCGTTCCCGCAAAGATCAAGGAGAAACTCGGCTCCCGGCCGGCCGTTTGCCTGCTGAACGGCGCGGATGTCTTCTCCGCCCTCAGGCACGAGAACATGATTCTCATGGCCTGCAATCCCCGCATCAGACACGTGATTCCCGGCATCATGAAAGCGGCCGAGGAACTCGACGCGGTCATCGCGTTCGAGCTGACCCGGACCGAGGGAGGACTCGACGGCGGTTATACGGGACAAACCCCGGAGGTCTTCTTCGATACCGTGGTTGAGTACGCCCATCGGTGCGGGTTCTCGAAACCGTTCATCCTCCACGGAGACCACACCACCGTCACCGCCGTTGATGCGGCGGAGATCGAGGGGGCACGGACCCTCATTGCCGGGCAGATTGCCGCGGGATACACCTCTTTCGCCATCGACGCCTCGTTCACCCCCCTGACGGACAACATCGAGATCACGGCTGACCTTGCCCGGACGGTAGTTGCCGAAGGGTACGGCCTCGAAGTCGAACTGGGCGAGGTGAAACCGGTGGGCGTCACCTCGAACCTGACCACCGTGGCAGAGACCGAGGAATTCCTGACGGGCCTCGCCGCCCGGGGCATACGTCCCCACCTGCTCGCCATCGACAACGGCTCGAAGCGCGGGAATTACCTCGACGGAGAAATGGTCAGGATCGACCTCGAACGTACCCGACAGATCCATGAAACCACGGCGCGCCATGGCCTTTCGGGACTTGTGCAGCACGGGATCACCGGCACTCCGCTGCGGATCGTCGGGAAGCTTGCGGAGTACGGCATCCGCAAAGGGAACATCGGCACCCTCTGGCAGAACGTGGCCCACGCGGGGCTCCCCCTCGACCTCATGGATGCCATGCGCCGCTGGGCAAAGGAAAACGGCAGGGACATCAAGTTCGCCACCAGACCGTTCAAGGCCGACATTGACGCGATCCCCGAGGAAAATGCCCGGCAAATCGTCGACATGGCGTACCGCGAGGCAAAGGAATTCCTCCTCGCGTTTCATGCCCGGGGAAGCGCGTCGCGCCTTGCCCAGCACATGAAAGAGTCGCCATGCGCGTGA
- the rsmD gene encoding 16S rRNA (guanine(966)-N(2))-methyltransferase RsmD gives MRVISGTARGRRLAAPPGERVRPTADRVKEALFSILTSLLGNFEGIRTLDIFAGTGNLGIEALSRGGAETIFIDNHRESAATVKKNLDTLGFAGQGTVVIKDAVAAIAALEGAGRPFQLILLDPPYRLGMAGQVLERLAGSPLVADETIIMAETADDEEIVAAFGPLRMFDRRVYGDTALSFFRKGTSTDHA, from the coding sequence ATGCGCGTGATCAGCGGCACCGCTCGGGGGCGCCGGCTTGCCGCCCCGCCGGGAGAACGGGTGAGGCCCACTGCCGACCGGGTGAAGGAAGCCCTCTTCAGCATCCTCACGTCACTTCTGGGAAATTTCGAGGGAATTCGGACCCTCGACATCTTCGCCGGGACGGGAAACCTCGGAATCGAGGCCCTGAGCCGCGGCGGCGCTGAGACGATCTTTATCGATAACCACCGGGAATCGGCAGCAACCGTGAAGAAGAACCTCGACACCCTCGGATTTGCCGGGCAGGGCACGGTCGTCATCAAGGATGCGGTGGCCGCCATCGCCGCCCTGGAAGGCGCAGGACGGCCATTCCAACTCATCCTTCTCGACCCCCCCTACCGCCTCGGCATGGCCGGGCAGGTGCTCGAGCGGCTTGCCGGTTCGCCCCTCGTGGCCGACGAAACGATCATTATGGCCGAGACCGCCGATGACGAAGAGATCGTCGCCGCGTTCGGTCCCCTGCGGATGTTCGACCGGCGGGTTTACGGCGACACCGCCCTCTCATTCTTCAGGAAAGGGACTTCCACCGACCATGCCTAG
- the coaD gene encoding pantetheine-phosphate adenylyltransferase — translation MPRKIAVYPGSFDPITYGHLDIIDRGLRIFDQIIVAVARNSAKNALFTTEERVDMIQRVLADNARARVDTFDGLLVDYVLSQQATVIIRGLRAISDFEYEFQIAQMNRSISQEVETLFMMTSVPYGYLSSSIVKEVSSLNGPIDSLVPPLVREALKEKFSTIAR, via the coding sequence ATGCCTAGGAAAATCGCCGTCTATCCCGGCTCCTTCGATCCGATCACGTACGGGCATCTCGACATCATCGACCGCGGGCTTAGAATCTTTGATCAGATCATTGTCGCCGTGGCTCGCAACTCGGCGAAGAACGCCCTCTTCACCACCGAGGAGCGGGTCGACATGATCCAGCGTGTTCTTGCCGACAACGCCCGGGCGAGGGTTGACACCTTTGACGGCCTTCTGGTAGATTACGTCCTTTCCCAGCAGGCAACGGTCATCATCCGCGGACTGCGCGCCATCTCAGACTTCGAATACGAATTCCAGATCGCCCAGATGAACCGGAGCATCTCCCAGGAAGTGGAGACCCTCTTCATGATGACGTCCGTTCCATACGGTTACCTTTCGTCTTCCATAGTCAAGGAAGTGAGCTCTCTCAACGGTCCCATCGACAGTCTCGTCCCCCCGCTGGTGCGGGAGGCGCTCAAGGAAAAGTTCTCCACTATCGCTCGATAA
- a CDS encoding pyridoxal phosphate-dependent aminotransferase, whose product MKLADRVNKIQPSPTLSIDAKAKALKAQGIDVVGFGAGEPDFDTPANIKEAGKKAIDAGFTKYMPVGGADDLKDAIIAKMKRDHGLDYTRDEISVACGAKHTLYNISQALIQEGDEVIIPGPYWVSYPDQIVLAGGTPVFIMTDEATAFKITPEQMEKAITPRTRYVILNSPCNPTGTTYTKDELKALAAVLIKHPHVLVVSDDIYEKLLYDGLEFCNIPMACPELKERTIIVNGVSKAYSMTGWRIGYACGPKELMGAMTKMQSQSTSNATSIAQKASVEALNGPQDAVAAMVKEFEKRRTYIVDRLNAISGVTCFKSTGAFYAFPNFSGVYGKTTPAGKKIENSSDFAAYLLEDAKVALVPGVAFGDDRYARLSYATSLETIKKGLDRIEEAIRNLK is encoded by the coding sequence ATGAAACTTGCAGATCGCGTCAACAAGATCCAGCCTTCCCCTACCCTGTCCATCGACGCCAAGGCCAAGGCCCTGAAAGCCCAAGGGATCGATGTCGTCGGCTTCGGCGCCGGCGAGCCCGACTTCGACACCCCCGCCAACATCAAGGAAGCTGGAAAGAAAGCCATCGACGCAGGTTTCACCAAATACATGCCGGTGGGGGGCGCCGACGACCTCAAGGACGCCATCATCGCCAAGATGAAGCGGGATCACGGTCTCGACTACACCCGCGACGAGATTTCGGTTGCCTGCGGCGCCAAGCATACGCTCTACAACATCTCCCAGGCCCTGATCCAGGAAGGGGACGAAGTGATCATCCCCGGTCCCTACTGGGTTTCCTACCCTGACCAGATCGTGCTTGCCGGAGGCACGCCGGTCTTCATCATGACCGACGAAGCCACCGCCTTCAAGATCACCCCGGAGCAAATGGAGAAGGCGATCACCCCGCGGACCAGATACGTGATCCTCAACTCCCCCTGCAACCCGACCGGCACCACCTACACCAAGGATGAGCTTAAGGCCCTTGCCGCTGTCCTTATCAAGCACCCGCACGTGCTGGTCGTCTCCGACGACATTTATGAGAAGCTCCTGTACGACGGACTCGAGTTCTGCAACATCCCCATGGCCTGCCCGGAGCTGAAGGAGCGCACCATCATCGTCAACGGCGTTTCCAAGGCCTACTCCATGACCGGCTGGCGCATCGGCTACGCCTGCGGTCCGAAGGAACTGATGGGCGCCATGACGAAGATGCAGTCCCAGTCCACCTCCAATGCCACCTCCATCGCCCAGAAGGCATCCGTCGAAGCGCTCAACGGCCCGCAGGACGCCGTGGCAGCCATGGTGAAAGAGTTCGAGAAGCGGCGCACCTATATCGTCGATCGCCTCAACGCCATCTCCGGCGTGACCTGCTTCAAATCCACCGGCGCCTTCTACGCCTTCCCCAACTTCTCCGGCGTCTACGGCAAGACCACGCCGGCAGGGAAGAAGATCGAAAACTCCTCCGACTTCGCGGCGTATCTCCTGGAAGATGCCAAAGTCGCCCTGGTGCCGGGCGTTGCCTTCGGCGACGATCGCTATGCCCGCCTCTCCTACGCCACGAGCCTCGAAACCATCAAGAAAGGTCTCGATCGGATCGAAGAGGCCATTCGGAACCTGAAATAA